The Euphorbia lathyris chromosome 2, ddEupLath1.1, whole genome shotgun sequence genome includes a window with the following:
- the LOC136218068 gene encoding MLO-like protein 1 isoform X1, producing MAEGGVNLEYTPTWVVALVCSIIVAISLAVERILHYLGKLLKRKKQKPLFEALQKIKEELMLLGFISLLLTVSQAWINKICIPQDLANKWLPCKKKTSETTAHFQTAFFSFISGGSARRLLADSADSNTCDDGKVPILSTTALHHLHVFIFVLACVHVTFCALTILFGSTKIRQWKTWEDFVSNKALDLEQGMYIIWLLNSQICTQNYNQENILINAAQNAKVTHVHDHDFIKKRFRGFGKNSYFLSWIMSFFKQFYGSVTKSDYITLRLGFIMTHCRGNRNFDFHKYMMRALEADFKKVVGISWYLWLFVVVFLLLNVAGWHAYFWIAFIPFILLLAVGTKLEHVITQLANEVAEKHVAVQGDLIVKPSDDHFWFSKPKIILILIHVILFQNSFELAFFFFIWLQYGFNSCIMDEVGYIIPRTIIGVFVQFVCSYSTLPLYAIVTQMGSSFKKAIFEENVQEGLVGWAKQAKKNTILRKAANGNGSSQVSHKGNSPSSVQLTKTVSDESSIQEIRLLDVNETHSPTPPT from the exons ATGGCAGAGGGAGGAGTAAACTTGGAATATACACCAACATGGGTAGTGGCACTTGTCTGCAGTATTATTGTTGCCATTTCTCTTGCTGTTGAAAGGATACTTCACTATCTTGGCAAG TTGTTGAAGAGAAAGAAGCAGAAGCCTCTATTCGAAGCATTGCAGAAAATCAAAGAAG AGCTGATGCTTTTGGGGTTTATATCGCTGCTGCTGACTGTATCTCAGGCGTGGATTAATAAGATATGTATACCACAGGATTTGGCTAATAAATGGCTTCCTTGCAAGAAAAAAACATCGGAAACCACCGCTCACTTTCAGACtgcattcttttcttttatttccgGTGGCTCTGCTCGTCGCCTTCTTGCTGACTCTGCTGATTCCAACACTTGTGACGAC gGAAAAGTTCCAATATTGTCAACAACAGCATTGCATCATCTTCATGTGTTTATATTTGTGCTAGCTTGTGTTCATGTTACTTTCTGCGCCTTAACTATTCTTTTCGGAAGTACAAAG ATAAGACAATGGAAAACTTGGGAGGACTTTGTTTCCAACAAGGCATTAGATCTCGAACAAGGTATGTATATTATTTGGTTGTTAAATTCTCAAATTTGTACCCAGAATTATAATCAAGAAAACATTTTAATTAATGCAGCTCAAAACGCAAAGGTTACACATGTTCATGATCATGATTTTATCAAGAAACGGTTTCGCGGTTTTGGCAAGAATTCTTACTTCCTAAGTTGGATT ATGTCCTTCTTCAAACAGTTTTATGGCTCTGTTACCAAATCTGATTACATCACACTCAGACTAGGCTTCATCATG ACTCATTGCAGAGGAAACAGAAACTTTGATTTTCATAAGTACATGATGCGAGCCCTCGAAGCTGACTTCAAGAAAGTCGTTGGAATAAG TTGGTATCTTTGGTTATTCGTTGTTGTGTTCTTGCTGCTCAATGTTGCTG GTTGGCATGCATATTTCTGGATAGCATTCATTCCCTTCATT cTTCTACTGGCAGTGGGTACTAAATTAGAGCATGTAATTACCCAATTAGCAAATGAAGTTGCTGAGAAACATGTAGCAGTACAAGGGGATTTAATTGTTAAACCTTCAGATGATCATTTCTGGTTCAGCAAGCCTAAAATTATTCTCATTTTGATCCATGTCATCCTATTCCAAAATTCTTTTGAGCTAGCCTTTTTCTTCTTTATATGG TTACAATATGGTTTTAACTCCTGCATAATGGATGAAGTTGGGTACATTATTCCAAGAACTATCATAGG GGTGTTCGTGCAGTTTGTGTGCAGTTATAGCACTTTGCCACTCTATGCAATAGTGACACAG ATGGGAAGTTCATTCAAAAAAGCAATATTTGAGGAGAATGTTCAAGAGGGTCTTGTTGGTTGGGCTAAGCAAGCTAAGAAGAATACAATTCTTAGGAAGGCTGCTAATGGTAATGGCTCCAGTCAAGTTAGTCACAAGGGTAATTCCCCTTCCTCAGTTCAGCTTACAAAAACTGTATCAGATGAATCATCTATTCAAGAGATCAGGCTTTTGGATGTCAATGAAACTCACTCTCCTACACCGCCTACATGA
- the LOC136220539 gene encoding aldehyde oxidase GLOX, which translates to MEIKIQSFFIFLLLLSLFMIFSKHSAYPDYYFTVKTGGRWVLLQESIGISAMHMQVLKNNKVIMFDRTDFGLSNLSLPDGKCRINDDVVPIDCTAHSILYDIASNSFLPLTIITDPWCSSGSVDADGTLIQTGGDKKGEKIIRTFSPCDDCDWVELNSPRLFNRRWYSTSQVLPDGRIVIVGGRRVFTYEFYPKSSFQPDNVTFPFLAQTRDPQEENNLYPFLHLLPDGNLFIFANNRSILFDYKRNQVIKEYPVLRGGSRNFPSTGSSVLLPLRMTGEPKTPEAEVLICGGAHPGAYIKAQKENVYLEASRTCGRLKLTDPDSQWVMEFMPTPRVMNDLILLPSGDVLIINGATNGTAGWNDAVNPVLNPVLYLPDAAPSPTERFVVLTASIIPRMYHSTAALLPDGRILVGGSNPHPTYNFTARPYATELSLEAYYPPYLDVQHSKLRPSILTVEAAEKTLSYNEMFAVTFVLNLNREEFGIIVELITPPFNTHSFSMNQRMVVLNVVNVERLSSFGYKVNVIGPTSVNVAPPGYYMLFVVHAGIPSHAVWVRLR; encoded by the coding sequence atgGAGATCAAGATTCAAtctttcttcatctttcttcttcttttatctCTGTTTATGATCTTCTCTAAACATTCCGCCTATCCAGATTACTATTTTACTGTCAAAACAGGTGGCAGATGGGTTCTTCTCCAAGAAAGCATTGGCATTTCTGCTATGCATATGCAAGTTCTCAAAAACAATAAGGTCATCATGTTTGATCGGACTGACTTCGGCCTTTCTAACCTCTCTCTCCCTGACGGAAAATGCCGCATCAACGACGACGTCGTTCCTATTGATTGCACTGCACATTCTATTCTATACGACATCGCTTCAAACTCCTTTCTTCCTCTCACTATCATAACTGATCCCTGGTGCTCCTCCGGCTCTGTTGATGCTGACGGCACTCTTATCCAAACCGGCGGTGATAAGAAAGGTGAGAAGATAATTCGAACATTCTCTCCTTGTGATGATTGTGACTGGGTTGAGCTCAATAGCCCGCGTTTGTTTAATCGGAGATGGTATTCTACTAGTCAGGTTCTTCCCGACGGCCGTATCGTTATTGTCGGCGGGAGAAGAGTTTTCACCTACGAGTTTTATCCGAAGAGTTCTTTTCAACCGGATAATGTAACGTTTCCATTCTTGGCGCAAACCAGAGATCCACAAGAAGAGAATAATCTTTATCCTTTCTTGCATCTATTGCCGGACGGGAATCTTTTTATTTTCGCTAATAATCGATCGATTCTGTTTGATTATAAGAGAAATCAAGTTATCAAGGAGTATCCTGTTTTGCGCGGTGGTTCTAGGAATTTCCCGAGTACTGGCTCATCGGTTTTGCTTCCTCTCCGGATGACCGGAGAACCTAAAACGCCTGAAGCGGAGGTGTTGATTTGTGGCGGGGCACATCCCGGAGCTTATATTAAAGCTCAGAAGGAGAATGTCTACTTGGAAGCATCAAGAACATGTGGCAGGCTGAAACTGACCGACCCGGATTCTCAATGGGTCATGGAGTTCATGCCTACACCGCGGGTCATGAACGATTTGATACTTTTACCAAGCGGCGACGTTTTAATCATCAACGGTGCTACTAACGGCACAGCAGGTTGGAATGACGCTGTTAACCCTGTTCTCAACCCGGTTTTGTACCTCCCAGATGCTGCCCCGAGTCCGACCGAGAGATTTGTGGTGCTGACAGCATCGATTATTCCACGTATGTATCACTCAACAGCAGCACTTTTGCCAGATGGCAGGATCTTAGTGGGTGGGAGCAACCCACACCCGACTTACAACTTCACAGCACGTCCATACGCGACGGAATTAAGCTTGGAGGCATATTACCCGCCTTATCTGGACGTGCAGCACTCGAAGCTAAGACCGTCGATACTGACGGTGGAGGCGGCAGAGAAAACGTTGTCGTATAATGAGATGTTTGCGGTTACTTTCGTGTTAAATCTGAACCGTGAGGAGTTTGGGATTATAGTTGAGCTGATAACGCCGCCGTTTAATACGCACTCGTTCTCTATGAACCAGAGGATGGTGGTTTTGAATGTTGTGAACGTAGAGAGGCTGTCATCTTTTGGTTATAAGGTCAATGTTATTGGACCCACAAGTGTTAATGTTGCGCCACCTGGATACTATATGCTTTTTGTTGTCCACGCTGGCATTCCTAGTCATGCTGTTTGGGTTAGATTACGCTGA
- the LOC136218067 gene encoding putative pentatricopeptide repeat-containing protein At3g25970: protein MRPLNFIIESSTRTLYQIFVTHSRLIKLGSVSDVYNANNILNQYAKCGCSGLTNARKLFDEMSHRDTVTWNTMISGYVNSGNVEIALEYYKSMKTYGFEADAYTFGSILKGVACSCSLNLGQQVHSLIVKMGHQENVYAGSALLDMYAKCDRIEDAFMVFQFMPQRNSVSWNALIAGFVQKGDRDTSFGLLGSMEKQGFRLDDGTFSPLLTLLDDDKFYNSTMQLHCKIIKHGVDFDNTVYNAAITSYSECGSLEDAKRVFDGAIGVRDLVTWNSMLAAFLEHGKIESAFKLFLDMERLGLVPDIYTYTTILSACSNKDHGKSLHGLLMKRGLEQSVPITNAVMAMYLESSDKSMDDVVNVFLSMESKDRISWNSILTGFSKNGFSEDALEFFQQMRSSEVEVDEYTFSAVLRSCSDLAILQLGQQIHVLTVKSGFESSSFVASSLIFMYSKCGMIGDAHKSFEETKKDTSITWNSIMFAYAQHGQGVVALDLFFEMTKREVKVDHITFVAALTACSHIGLVEQGRYFLKSMESDYGISPRMEHYACAIDLFGRAGNLDEAKVLIKSMPFEPDEMLWKTLLGACRACGDIELAAKVASHLLEIEPEEHCTYTILSNMYGKLMKWDEKARITRLMRDRQVKKVPGWSWIEVKNQVHSFSAGDRSHPHFEEIHQRLDHIMEEIKQLDAAACLDSLMDNVWIL, encoded by the coding sequence ATGAGGCCATTGAATTTCATCATTGAGAGCAGCACCCGTACTTTGTATCAAATCTTCGTTACCCATTCCCGGTTGATCAAATTAGGATCTGTTTCAGATGTTTACAATGCCAACAATATTCTCAATCAGTATGCTAAATGTGGCTGTTCGGGACTTACAAATGCTCGCAAGCTGTTCGACGAAATGTCGCACAGAGATACGGTTACTTGGAACACTATGATTTCCGGGTATGTGAATTCCGGAAATGTGGAAATTGCTTTGGAGTATTATAAGTCTATGAAAACATATGGATTTGAAGCTGATGCTTATACATTTGGAAGTATACTCAAAGGAGTTGCTTGTTCTTGTTCACTTAATCTGGGGCAACAAGTGCATTCCTTGATTGTTAAGATGGGTCACCAGGAGAACGTTTATGCAGGAAGTGCTTTGCTTGACATGTATGCAAAATGTGACAGAATTGAAGATGCATTTATGGTGTTTCAGTTCATGCCTCAACGTAATTCTGTCTCATGGAATGCACTTATTGCTGGTTTTGTGCAAAAAGGCGATCGAGATACTTCATTTGGGCTTTTGGGTAGCATGGAGAAACAAGGTTTCAGACTTGATGATGGGACATTTTCTCCGCTTCTTACTTTGCTTGATGATGATAAGTTCTATAACTCAACTATGCAGCTTCATTGTAAGATTATAAAACATGGTGTGGATTTTGATAATACTGTGTACAATGCTGCAATCACTTCGTATTCAGAATGTGGTTCGCTAGAGGATGCAAAGAGAGTTTTCGATGGTGCTATTGGTGTCCGAGATCTGGTTACATGGAATTCCATGCTAGCAGCTTTCCTGGAACATGGTAAGATAGAAAGTGCATTTAAACTATTCCTTGACATGGAAAGACTTGGACTTGTGCCAGATATTTATACTTACACAACCATCTTAAGTGCTTGTTCGAATAAGGATCATGGGAAGTCCTTACATGGTTTGCTGATGAAGAGGGGTTTGGAACAATCTGTACCTATTACTAATGCAGTGATGGCTATGTATCTAGAATCAAGTGATAAATCTATGGACGATGTGGTAAATGTATTTCTATCCATGGAATCTAAAGATCGAATTTCTTGGAATTCCATTTTGACTGGATTCTCAAAAAATGGGTTTAGTGAAGATGCTCTGGAATTCTTTCAGCAAATGAGATCGTCAGAGGTGGAAGTTGATGAATATACCTTCTCGGCAGTCCTCAGATCTTGCTCTGATTTAGCTATTCTCCAACTAGGCCAACAGATTCATGTCTTGACAGTTAAGTCCGGCTTTGAGTCCAGCAGCTTTGTAGCTAGCTCGTTAATTTTTATGTATTCTAAATGTGGGATGATAGGAGATGCTCATAAATCATTTGAAGAGACCAAAAAGGATACTTCTATTACATGGAATTCGATTATGTTCGCATACGCGCAGCATGGACAGGGTGTTGTTGCATTGGACCTATTCTTTGAAATGACAAAGAGAGAGGTGAAAGTGGATCACATTACCTTTGTTGCAGCCCTGACAGCATGCAGCCATATCGGATTGGTTGAACAGGGTCGTTATTTTCTAAAATCCATGGAATCTGATTATGGAATTTCTCCAAGGATGGAGCATTATGCTTGTGCAATTGATCTATTCGGACGAGCTGGGAATTTGGATGAGGCAAAAGTCTTGATTAAGTCAATGCCATTTGAACCTGATGAAATGTTGTGGAAAACCCTATTAGGTGCCTGTAGGGCCTGTGGAGATATAGAATTAGCCGCTAAGGTTGCTAGCCACCTGTTGGAGATAGAGCCTGAAGAGCATTGCACTTATACCATTCTCTCTAACATGTACGGAAAacttatgaagtgggatgaaaaAGCTAGGATAACAAGGTTGATGAGGGATAGACAGGTGAAGAAGGTTCCTGGTTGGAGTTGGATAGAGGTTAAGAATCAAGTTCATTCTTTCAGTGCTGGTGACCGTTCTCATCCGCATTTTGAAGAAATACATCAGAGGTTAGATCATATAATGGAAGAAATTAAGCAATTGGATGCTGCTGCTTGTTTAGATTCTTTGATGGATAATGTATGGATACTGTAA
- the LOC136218068 gene encoding MLO-like protein 1 isoform X2: MAEGGVNLEYTPTWVVALVCSIIVAISLAVERILHYLGKLLKRKKQKPLFEALQKIKEELMLLGFISLLLTVSQAWINKICIPQDLANKWLPCKKKTSETTAHFQTAFFSFISGGSARRLLADSADSNTCDDGKVPILSTTALHHLHVFIFVLACVHVTFCALTILFGSTKIRQWKTWEDFVSNKALDLEQAQNAKVTHVHDHDFIKKRFRGFGKNSYFLSWIMSFFKQFYGSVTKSDYITLRLGFIMTHCRGNRNFDFHKYMMRALEADFKKVVGISWYLWLFVVVFLLLNVAGWHAYFWIAFIPFILLLAVGTKLEHVITQLANEVAEKHVAVQGDLIVKPSDDHFWFSKPKIILILIHVILFQNSFELAFFFFIWLQYGFNSCIMDEVGYIIPRTIIGVFVQFVCSYSTLPLYAIVTQMGSSFKKAIFEENVQEGLVGWAKQAKKNTILRKAANGNGSSQVSHKGNSPSSVQLTKTVSDESSIQEIRLLDVNETHSPTPPT, encoded by the exons ATGGCAGAGGGAGGAGTAAACTTGGAATATACACCAACATGGGTAGTGGCACTTGTCTGCAGTATTATTGTTGCCATTTCTCTTGCTGTTGAAAGGATACTTCACTATCTTGGCAAG TTGTTGAAGAGAAAGAAGCAGAAGCCTCTATTCGAAGCATTGCAGAAAATCAAAGAAG AGCTGATGCTTTTGGGGTTTATATCGCTGCTGCTGACTGTATCTCAGGCGTGGATTAATAAGATATGTATACCACAGGATTTGGCTAATAAATGGCTTCCTTGCAAGAAAAAAACATCGGAAACCACCGCTCACTTTCAGACtgcattcttttcttttatttccgGTGGCTCTGCTCGTCGCCTTCTTGCTGACTCTGCTGATTCCAACACTTGTGACGAC gGAAAAGTTCCAATATTGTCAACAACAGCATTGCATCATCTTCATGTGTTTATATTTGTGCTAGCTTGTGTTCATGTTACTTTCTGCGCCTTAACTATTCTTTTCGGAAGTACAAAG ATAAGACAATGGAAAACTTGGGAGGACTTTGTTTCCAACAAGGCATTAGATCTCGAACAAG CTCAAAACGCAAAGGTTACACATGTTCATGATCATGATTTTATCAAGAAACGGTTTCGCGGTTTTGGCAAGAATTCTTACTTCCTAAGTTGGATT ATGTCCTTCTTCAAACAGTTTTATGGCTCTGTTACCAAATCTGATTACATCACACTCAGACTAGGCTTCATCATG ACTCATTGCAGAGGAAACAGAAACTTTGATTTTCATAAGTACATGATGCGAGCCCTCGAAGCTGACTTCAAGAAAGTCGTTGGAATAAG TTGGTATCTTTGGTTATTCGTTGTTGTGTTCTTGCTGCTCAATGTTGCTG GTTGGCATGCATATTTCTGGATAGCATTCATTCCCTTCATT cTTCTACTGGCAGTGGGTACTAAATTAGAGCATGTAATTACCCAATTAGCAAATGAAGTTGCTGAGAAACATGTAGCAGTACAAGGGGATTTAATTGTTAAACCTTCAGATGATCATTTCTGGTTCAGCAAGCCTAAAATTATTCTCATTTTGATCCATGTCATCCTATTCCAAAATTCTTTTGAGCTAGCCTTTTTCTTCTTTATATGG TTACAATATGGTTTTAACTCCTGCATAATGGATGAAGTTGGGTACATTATTCCAAGAACTATCATAGG GGTGTTCGTGCAGTTTGTGTGCAGTTATAGCACTTTGCCACTCTATGCAATAGTGACACAG ATGGGAAGTTCATTCAAAAAAGCAATATTTGAGGAGAATGTTCAAGAGGGTCTTGTTGGTTGGGCTAAGCAAGCTAAGAAGAATACAATTCTTAGGAAGGCTGCTAATGGTAATGGCTCCAGTCAAGTTAGTCACAAGGGTAATTCCCCTTCCTCAGTTCAGCTTACAAAAACTGTATCAGATGAATCATCTATTCAAGAGATCAGGCTTTTGGATGTCAATGAAACTCACTCTCCTACACCGCCTACATGA